In one Actinopolymorpha sp. NPDC004070 genomic region, the following are encoded:
- a CDS encoding TCP-1/cpn60 chaperonin family protein, with protein sequence MTAASATAGDRSATPADRSEAALMAGFDTLARLLALTLGPSRGVVLNDAGGGTAEGLDDAATIARRVTTLPGRGANAGAALLREAVRTVVGRHGDGGATTAVLTAAIVRHAHRMVAAGANPVLVREGITAAVGCAADALKGQASPVEGPDDLAGLVTAASGDRALAGAVGELLDVLGPDGAVVVEESVRTGVAHDYVDGSRWPARPAGPELLSGGGAFGGSHTELTLVDPAVVVADVVLDEPAQVVPILEAVRALPGRPPLLLVARDVTGGAATTCLLNDRRGLVVSAPVVLTTAGVRQGEDLADLALLTGATVLSPEFGPPPERFVPAYAGRARRAVVRAGHMSVAGGEGDRGALTDLAARLRTRAWELDDGSEASTRTADRMWLRQARLLGRVGAVRVGAATEAERDDRLRTARRAVRLARTALREGVVTGGGVAYLDCVDAVRTAWAHCTDPDRGAGMDAVAAALEAPFLRLVANAGARDPRVALAAVRALGPGHGIDVLTDRCLPMRAAGVFDVAGVAVAAVEAAGATAGVLVSASVVSGRG encoded by the coding sequence ATGACCGCCGCGTCCGCCACGGCTGGCGACCGGTCCGCCACGCCCGCCGACCGGTCCGAGGCCGCCCTCATGGCCGGCTTCGACACCCTCGCCCGGCTGCTCGCGCTCACCCTCGGTCCGTCCCGGGGCGTGGTGCTGAACGACGCGGGCGGCGGGACCGCCGAGGGTCTCGACGACGCGGCGACCATCGCCCGCCGGGTCACCACCCTGCCCGGGCGCGGCGCGAACGCGGGCGCGGCGCTGCTGCGTGAGGCGGTACGCACGGTGGTCGGCCGGCACGGCGACGGCGGCGCCACCACCGCGGTGCTGACCGCGGCGATCGTCCGGCACGCGCACCGGATGGTGGCCGCCGGCGCCAATCCGGTGCTGGTCCGCGAGGGGATCACGGCCGCGGTCGGATGCGCCGCCGACGCGCTGAAGGGCCAGGCGAGCCCGGTCGAGGGGCCGGACGACCTGGCCGGCCTGGTCACGGCCGCCAGCGGCGACCGGGCGCTGGCCGGCGCGGTCGGGGAACTGCTGGACGTGCTGGGGCCCGACGGGGCGGTCGTGGTGGAGGAGTCCGTACGTACCGGCGTCGCTCACGACTACGTGGACGGCAGCCGGTGGCCCGCCCGTCCGGCCGGGCCGGAGTTGCTGTCCGGCGGTGGCGCGTTCGGTGGCTCGCACACCGAGCTGACCCTGGTCGACCCGGCGGTGGTGGTCGCGGACGTCGTACTCGACGAACCGGCGCAGGTCGTCCCGATCCTGGAGGCCGTGCGGGCGCTGCCCGGCCGGCCGCCGTTGCTGCTGGTGGCCCGGGACGTGACCGGCGGCGCGGCCACCACGTGTCTGCTGAACGACCGCCGCGGGCTGGTGGTGAGTGCGCCGGTCGTCCTCACCACGGCCGGGGTCCGGCAGGGTGAGGACCTCGCCGACCTGGCCCTGCTCACCGGTGCCACCGTGCTGTCGCCGGAGTTCGGCCCGCCGCCGGAGCGGTTCGTCCCGGCGTACGCCGGCCGGGCGCGGCGCGCCGTCGTGCGGGCCGGGCACATGTCCGTAGCGGGCGGCGAGGGCGACCGGGGCGCGCTCACCGACCTGGCCGCCCGGCTGCGTACCCGGGCCTGGGAACTCGACGACGGCTCGGAGGCGTCCACGCGTACCGCCGACCGGATGTGGCTGCGCCAGGCGCGCCTGCTCGGCCGGGTCGGCGCCGTCCGGGTGGGTGCTGCGACCGAGGCCGAACGCGACGACCGTTTGCGCACGGCCCGGCGGGCGGTGCGGCTGGCCCGGACCGCGCTGCGGGAGGGCGTCGTGACCGGCGGCGGGGTGGCCTACCTGGACTGCGTGGACGCCGTCCGCACGGCGTGGGCGCACTGCACCGACCCCGACCGGGGCGCCGGCATGGACGCGGTGGCGGCGGCCCTGGAGGCGCCGTTCCTCCGCCTGGTCGCCAACGCCGGCGCCCGCGACCCCCGGGTCGCCCTGGCCGCGGTCCGCGCACTCGGGCCCGGCCACGGCATCGACGTACTCACCGATCGCTGCCTGCCGATGCGAGCGGCCGGTGTGTTCGACGTCGCGGGCGTGGCCGTCGCAGCGGTGGAGGCGGCCGGCGCCACGGCGGGCGTCCTGGTGTCGGCGTCGGTGGTGAGCGGCCGTGGGTGA
- a CDS encoding ABC transporter ATP-binding protein — protein MPTLEVRGLVKQLGDHRAVDGMSFTVEDGQFFVLLGPSGCGKTTTLRIVCGLEHPDAGDVVIGGRVVTSLPSRDRNLGMVFQEYGLYPSMDVFGNMAYGLQARGGVPKDEIERRIRAAADRLDLGPLLSSPITDLSGGEQQRVALGRAMVKDADAYLFDEPLSNLDPKLRYRLRRDILALHRDKGRPSVYVTHDQTEAFAMGDVVAVLADGRVQQIGPPDELVDRPANVFVAGFVGSPPMNLLPARLRPVNGAYVAHGSDGPGGPNGSGTAFSLPSAWSDTLSRYGKEQVTVGIRPDALVPAADGDAAITGEVTDVEPLIGETVVRLRTAGRSMAAIFRAGEEGSLAPGDSVRLDVAPEGLRLFDHDSEQALVP, from the coding sequence GTGCCCACCCTGGAGGTACGCGGCCTGGTGAAGCAGCTCGGTGACCACCGGGCGGTGGACGGAATGTCGTTCACGGTCGAGGACGGGCAGTTCTTCGTACTCCTCGGCCCGTCCGGCTGCGGGAAGACCACCACCCTGCGGATCGTGTGCGGACTGGAACATCCCGACGCGGGCGACGTCGTCATCGGCGGCCGGGTGGTGACCTCGCTGCCGTCGCGGGACCGCAACCTCGGGATGGTCTTCCAGGAGTACGGCCTGTATCCCAGCATGGACGTCTTCGGCAACATGGCGTACGGGCTGCAGGCACGCGGCGGTGTGCCCAAGGACGAGATCGAACGCCGCATCCGGGCGGCAGCGGACCGGCTCGACCTCGGCCCGCTGCTCAGCTCACCGATCACCGACCTGTCCGGTGGCGAGCAGCAGCGGGTGGCGCTCGGCCGGGCGATGGTGAAGGACGCCGACGCGTACCTCTTCGACGAACCGCTGTCGAACCTGGACCCGAAGCTGCGGTACCGGCTGCGCCGCGACATCCTCGCCCTGCACCGCGACAAGGGCCGCCCCAGCGTCTACGTCACCCACGACCAGACCGAGGCGTTCGCGATGGGCGACGTGGTGGCGGTGCTGGCCGACGGCCGGGTGCAGCAGATCGGCCCGCCGGACGAGCTCGTCGACCGGCCCGCCAACGTGTTCGTCGCGGGCTTCGTCGGGTCACCGCCGATGAACCTGCTGCCCGCCCGGCTGCGGCCGGTGAACGGTGCGTACGTCGCACACGGCTCGGACGGCCCGGGCGGTCCCAACGGCTCGGGCACCGCCTTCTCGCTGCCGTCGGCGTGGAGCGACACCCTGTCGCGGTACGGCAAGGAGCAGGTGACGGTGGGGATCCGCCCGGACGCGCTGGTGCCGGCCGCCGACGGGGACGCGGCGATCACCGGTGAGGTCACCGACGTGGAGCCGCTGATCGGGGAGACGGTGGTCCGGCTGAGGACCGCGGGCCGGTCGATGGCCGCGATCTTCCGGGCCGGCGAGGAGGGTTCGCTCGCCCCGGGTGACTCCGTACGCCTGGACGTCGCTCCGGAGGGCCTGCGGCTGTTCGACCACGACAGCGAACAGGCGCTGGTGCCATGA
- a CDS encoding phytanoyl-CoA dioxygenase family protein produces MRLTTAHKQALYDDGLVRLPGIVPSELVNAALRAINGSLGSEGIHPDELVTFRSRSYTPELQTSPAITDLLHRSPLWEVAESAIGEGAIAPVNAGQIALRFPAAGTPHDPHAHIDGMYSPHNGVPKGTIANFTALVGVFLSDVPTSYAGNFTVWPGSHRQYESYFREHGPDSLLNGMPEVEVAEPEQVTARAGDAVLAHYQLGHGIAGNASPHIRYAIFFRLSHVDHQSVRWECMTDIWREWAGMREVVANAPAT; encoded by the coding sequence ATGCGGCTGACCACGGCCCACAAGCAGGCGTTGTACGACGACGGGCTGGTTCGCCTGCCTGGGATCGTTCCCAGCGAGCTTGTCAACGCGGCCTTGCGGGCGATCAACGGCTCGCTCGGCTCCGAGGGCATCCATCCCGACGAACTGGTGACCTTCCGGTCCCGGTCGTACACCCCGGAACTCCAGACCTCACCGGCCATCACCGACCTGTTGCACCGGTCACCGCTGTGGGAGGTCGCCGAGTCCGCGATCGGTGAGGGCGCGATCGCACCGGTGAACGCGGGCCAGATCGCGTTGCGCTTCCCCGCCGCCGGCACACCGCACGACCCGCACGCCCACATCGACGGCATGTACAGCCCGCACAACGGTGTGCCCAAGGGGACGATCGCCAACTTCACCGCGCTGGTCGGGGTGTTCCTCAGCGACGTGCCCACGTCGTATGCCGGCAACTTCACCGTCTGGCCGGGCAGCCACCGCCAGTACGAAAGCTACTTCCGCGAGCACGGCCCGGACTCCCTGCTGAACGGCATGCCGGAGGTGGAGGTGGCCGAGCCGGAGCAGGTCACCGCCCGGGCCGGTGACGCGGTGCTCGCCCACTACCAGCTCGGGCACGGCATCGCCGGCAACGCCTCCCCGCACATCCGGTACGCGATCTTCTTCCGGCTCAGCCACGTCGACCACCAGTCGGTGCGCTGGGAGTGCATGACCGACATCTGGCGGGAGTGGGCGGGCATGCGCGAAGTCGTCGCGAACGCACCGGCCACCTGA
- a CDS encoding LacI family DNA-binding transcriptional regulator, with product MGARRRSTLREVAARAGVSIGTASGVFTSNAAVSEQARKAVLAAAEEIGYQPRRRPAESLAAGVSAFGLLARGEHYVGPANPFYGPVLYGAQSAIAALGVSLVMETLHDGDRDSRALPLVLRRRQAQGLLLAGYHEQRYVERLLETGTPCVLIDHLVEDLPVDCVRADDHRGGYLATTHLLDLGHRNPPPAIITGPSTAYSITARLAGYHQALAEYGVPADPAYVRGGRLSAESGREEMAALLDLPVPPTSVFCGNDNTALGAIDLLRERGIAVPTDVSVIGYDDIAMAAHSVPGLTTIAVDKELLGMQAVWNLTERLRFPHMGWRETRVGVHLVVRGSTAPRNPPAPPYEPVTATTGTTGTTATTSTTSITQG from the coding sequence ATGGGTGCACGGCGGCGGTCGACACTGCGGGAGGTCGCCGCGCGCGCAGGTGTTTCTATCGGGACCGCCTCCGGTGTGTTCACCAGTAATGCGGCCGTTTCCGAACAGGCCCGAAAGGCGGTTCTGGCCGCCGCGGAGGAAATCGGCTACCAACCACGCCGGCGGCCGGCGGAGTCACTGGCCGCTGGCGTTTCGGCGTTCGGCCTGCTGGCTCGTGGCGAGCACTACGTCGGCCCGGCCAACCCCTTCTACGGTCCGGTTCTCTACGGTGCGCAGTCGGCGATCGCCGCCCTCGGGGTGTCGCTGGTGATGGAGACCCTGCACGACGGTGATCGTGACAGCCGCGCGCTGCCGTTGGTGCTGCGCCGCCGGCAGGCGCAGGGGCTGCTGCTGGCCGGCTACCACGAACAGCGGTACGTGGAGAGGTTGCTGGAGACCGGGACGCCCTGCGTGCTGATCGACCACCTGGTCGAGGACCTGCCCGTGGACTGCGTACGTGCCGACGACCACCGTGGCGGCTACCTGGCCACCACCCACCTGCTCGACCTGGGGCACCGCAACCCACCGCCGGCCATCATCACCGGACCGTCGACGGCGTACTCGATCACCGCGCGGCTGGCCGGATACCACCAGGCGCTGGCGGAGTACGGCGTCCCGGCCGACCCGGCCTACGTTCGCGGCGGCCGGTTGAGCGCGGAGAGCGGGAGGGAGGAGATGGCCGCCCTGCTGGATCTGCCGGTGCCGCCGACCTCGGTCTTCTGCGGCAACGACAACACCGCCCTTGGTGCCATCGACCTGCTCCGCGAACGCGGGATCGCCGTGCCCACCGACGTTTCGGTGATCGGTTACGACGACATCGCGATGGCCGCGCACAGCGTCCCCGGGCTCACCACCATCGCCGTCGACAAGGAACTGCTCGGCATGCAGGCGGTGTGGAACCTCACCGAGCGGCTGCGCTTTCCGCACATGGGCTGGCGGGAGACCCGGGTCGGCGTCCACCTGGTGGTCCGTGGGTCAACCGCGCCGCGCAACCCGCCGGCGCCGCCGTACGAGCCGGTGACGGCAACCACCGGAACCACCGGAACCACCGCGACAACCTCCACAACCTCCATCACACAAGGGTGA
- a CDS encoding amidohydrolase family protein, giving the protein MSPYTGPVVDAHHHVWDLALGGQPWLVDDPMIAFRYGNYGRIRRDYLPPDFRTDTASVADLGLDVVGSVFVETEWRVDDTLSEIAWVSGLAEKTGVPSVVVGHAVLNSSGIAEHLAAVAAAPLTRGIRHKPGGAATPDRASAEPTMMTDPRWRAGFARLAPLGLHYELQVPWWHLHEAADLAAEFDQTPMVINHTGLPADRSPAGLAGWRDAMRLVAEKPNVYCKISGLDMPRTTWTPELQREVVLTTLELFGSQRCMFASNFPVDALWATYAQIFGGFQDLTADLSASEQRAVFFGTACDFYRIGPDRLWPAPNAG; this is encoded by the coding sequence ATGAGCCCCTACACCGGCCCCGTCGTCGACGCACACCACCACGTGTGGGACCTGGCTCTGGGCGGCCAGCCGTGGCTGGTGGACGACCCGATGATCGCGTTCCGGTACGGCAACTACGGGCGGATCCGCCGCGACTACCTGCCCCCGGACTTCCGCACCGACACCGCCTCGGTGGCCGACCTCGGGCTCGACGTGGTGGGCAGCGTCTTCGTGGAGACGGAGTGGCGCGTCGACGACACACTGTCCGAGATCGCCTGGGTGAGCGGACTGGCCGAGAAGACGGGCGTGCCCAGCGTGGTCGTCGGGCACGCGGTACTGAACTCATCCGGCATCGCCGAGCACCTGGCGGCAGTCGCCGCCGCACCACTCACCCGCGGGATCCGGCACAAGCCCGGCGGCGCGGCCACACCGGACCGGGCATCGGCCGAACCCACGATGATGACCGACCCGCGCTGGCGGGCGGGCTTCGCGCGGCTGGCACCGCTCGGACTGCACTACGAACTCCAGGTGCCGTGGTGGCACCTGCACGAGGCGGCCGACCTCGCGGCGGAGTTCGACCAGACCCCGATGGTGATCAACCACACCGGGCTGCCCGCCGACCGTTCGCCGGCTGGGTTGGCCGGCTGGCGCGACGCGATGCGGCTGGTGGCGGAAAAGCCCAACGTGTACTGCAAGATCTCCGGCCTGGACATGCCGCGCACCACCTGGACGCCGGAGCTGCAACGAGAGGTCGTGCTCACCACCCTGGAGCTGTTCGGCTCGCAGCGGTGCATGTTCGCCAGCAACTTCCCGGTGGACGCGCTGTGGGCGACGTACGCACAGATCTTCGGTGGCTTCCAGGACCTCACCGCCGACCTGTCCGCGAGCGAACAACGCGCGGTCTTCTTCGGCACCGCGTGTGACTTCTACCGCATCGGCCCGGACCGCCTGTGGCCGGCGCCGAACGCCGGCTGA
- a CDS encoding UvrD-helicase domain-containing protein — MTEQLSATQLALPLVRADGVRYTAVDLARLLRQHPPTAEQAAVIQAPLEPGVIVAGAGSGKTETMAARVVWLVANGLVLPEQVLGLTFTRKAARELSARIRHRLGQLRARGHVSMEADGDAPPGEVNVATYDAYAQRIVSEHALRLGREPASRLVTPATAWQYATRVVETYDGPMDAVEAAFSTVVDAVLALHGEMSGHLVTAEQVAAFTADLVAAVTSKPAVARTRKALYSNVAEALARQQARVALLPLVQAFEAEKRRREAVDFADQAALAARLAEEFEEVGERERERYPVVLLDEYQDTSHAQLAMLRGLFGGRTGHPVTAVGDPCQSIYGWRGASAATLTSFGSHFRTSDGNPAPTRSLTTSFRNGASVLEVANVLATPLRQGGLDVRELAAHPANPKGRVVVSLHHTVDDEAADVAARARAVWDADADNRAKGKPGRTVAVLVRRRSQIDRLAHELRAAGLPVEVVGVGGLLSAPAVTDVVATLRVLADPGRGDALMRLLTGTRWRIGPRDLDALGRWARRLAAGPGFAGGVGGSAGAGDGPGSAGSAEASGAEPGGGHALTEVGEKAATSEPAGSVGSAGSTEPAESAEQADPDDVDNASIIDALDAVDTAPADGWFSPEGRRRLTLFAHELRSLRRRAAQPLVDLVADVVRTLGLDVEIAARTGDVAVSRADLDAFLDVAVGFAESGEGVSVAAFLAFLDAADTEERGLEPGQVEVAEERVQVLTVHGAKGLEWDVVFVPGLVEGVFPTAGAKDKAWLTDLGALPFPLRGDRDALPVLDVEHALDQKEVKEAFDQFVEDCGERARIEERRLAYVAVTRARQLLVCSGYRWDETQRPREPGEYLLEIADACRAGAGKVGIWHGEVDLEAGNPLTAQPRRHAWPYDPLTPQRRSELEMGAELVRRSKAELAAERELPAEVAQAALEWQRDVDLLLTERARRVNRDEIVVTLPDRLSVSQLVQLRREPEALARSIRRPVPHAPNPLARRGTAFHAWLESRYGLPQLLDIDELPGSADAEAEPDDDLIALQEAFLASEWADRDPLEVEVPFELLVGGVVVRGRADAVFPVRGADAANGRSRSANGGDSPVTAIVGGQPVTAIEVVDWKTGRPPRDAEDEAARTVQLAAYRLAWARLTGLPLGQVRAAFHYVRHNRTVRPVDLLDADGLEALIAGVPEEAGD; from the coding sequence GTGACCGAGCAACTCTCCGCCACCCAGCTGGCGCTTCCGCTGGTCCGCGCCGACGGCGTCCGCTACACCGCGGTCGACCTGGCCCGGCTGTTGCGGCAGCACCCGCCGACCGCCGAACAGGCCGCGGTGATCCAGGCACCGCTGGAGCCGGGCGTGATCGTCGCCGGCGCCGGTTCGGGCAAGACGGAGACGATGGCCGCCAGGGTCGTCTGGCTGGTCGCCAACGGTCTGGTGCTGCCGGAGCAGGTGCTCGGTCTGACGTTCACGCGCAAGGCGGCGCGGGAGCTGTCGGCCCGCATCCGGCATCGGCTCGGCCAGCTCCGCGCCCGCGGCCACGTCAGCATGGAGGCCGACGGGGACGCGCCGCCCGGCGAGGTCAACGTCGCCACCTACGACGCCTACGCCCAGCGCATCGTGTCCGAACACGCGCTGCGGCTCGGCCGCGAGCCCGCGTCGCGACTCGTCACCCCGGCCACAGCCTGGCAGTACGCCACCCGGGTGGTGGAGACCTACGACGGGCCGATGGACGCGGTGGAGGCGGCGTTCTCCACCGTGGTCGACGCGGTGCTCGCCCTGCACGGTGAGATGAGCGGCCACCTGGTGACCGCCGAGCAGGTCGCCGCCTTCACCGCCGACCTGGTGGCCGCGGTGACCAGCAAGCCCGCGGTCGCCCGCACCCGCAAGGCGCTGTACAGCAACGTCGCGGAGGCGCTCGCCCGCCAGCAGGCCAGGGTCGCGTTGCTGCCGCTGGTGCAGGCGTTCGAGGCGGAGAAGCGCCGCCGGGAGGCGGTGGACTTCGCCGACCAGGCCGCGCTGGCCGCCCGGCTGGCTGAGGAGTTCGAGGAGGTCGGCGAGCGGGAACGCGAGCGCTACCCGGTCGTGCTGCTGGACGAGTACCAGGACACCAGCCACGCCCAGCTGGCGATGCTGCGCGGACTCTTCGGTGGCCGCACCGGTCACCCGGTCACCGCCGTCGGCGACCCGTGCCAGTCCATCTACGGCTGGCGGGGCGCCAGCGCGGCGACGCTGACGTCGTTCGGCAGTCACTTCCGCACCTCCGACGGCAACCCGGCGCCGACCCGGTCGCTCACTACCAGCTTCCGCAACGGCGCCTCGGTGCTCGAGGTGGCCAACGTCCTCGCGACGCCACTGCGTCAAGGCGGTCTTGACGTACGTGAGCTGGCCGCGCATCCGGCCAACCCCAAGGGCAGGGTGGTGGTGTCGCTGCACCACACGGTCGACGACGAGGCGGCCGACGTGGCGGCCCGCGCGCGGGCGGTGTGGGACGCCGACGCGGACAACCGCGCCAAGGGGAAGCCGGGGCGTACGGTCGCGGTGCTGGTCCGGCGCCGCAGCCAGATCGACCGGCTGGCCCACGAGTTGCGAGCCGCCGGGTTGCCGGTGGAGGTGGTCGGGGTCGGCGGTCTGCTGTCGGCGCCCGCGGTCACCGACGTGGTGGCGACCCTTCGGGTGCTCGCCGACCCCGGGCGCGGAGACGCACTGATGCGGCTGCTCACCGGGACCAGGTGGCGGATCGGTCCGCGGGACCTGGACGCGCTGGGCCGGTGGGCTCGACGGCTGGCTGCCGGTCCCGGGTTTGCCGGTGGCGTGGGCGGCTCGGCCGGGGCGGGTGACGGGCCGGGTTCAGCTGGGTCGGCCGAGGCGTCCGGAGCGGAGCCGGGCGGTGGCCACGCTCTCACGGAAGTGGGCGAGAAGGCCGCCACGTCGGAGCCGGCCGGCTCGGTCGGCTCAGCCGGGTCGACCGAACCCGCGGAGTCCGCCGAACAGGCCGATCCCGACGACGTGGACAACGCCAGCATCATCGACGCCCTCGACGCGGTGGACACCGCACCCGCCGACGGCTGGTTCTCCCCGGAGGGCCGCCGGCGGCTCACGCTGTTCGCCCACGAGCTCCGGTCGCTGCGCCGGCGGGCCGCGCAGCCGCTGGTCGACCTGGTGGCCGACGTCGTGCGCACTCTCGGCCTGGACGTGGAGATCGCCGCCCGGACCGGTGACGTCGCGGTGAGCCGGGCCGACCTGGACGCCTTCCTCGACGTCGCCGTCGGGTTCGCCGAGAGCGGGGAGGGCGTCTCGGTGGCGGCGTTCCTCGCCTTCCTCGACGCGGCCGACACCGAGGAACGCGGCCTGGAGCCCGGGCAGGTGGAGGTCGCCGAGGAGCGGGTCCAGGTCCTCACCGTGCACGGCGCGAAGGGCCTGGAGTGGGACGTCGTGTTCGTGCCGGGCCTGGTGGAGGGCGTGTTCCCGACGGCCGGTGCGAAGGACAAGGCCTGGCTGACCGACCTGGGCGCGCTGCCGTTCCCGCTGCGCGGAGACCGGGACGCGCTGCCGGTGCTCGACGTCGAGCACGCGCTGGACCAGAAGGAGGTCAAGGAGGCGTTCGACCAGTTCGTGGAGGACTGCGGCGAGCGCGCCCGGATCGAGGAGCGCCGGCTCGCCTATGTCGCGGTCACCCGGGCGCGGCAGCTGCTGGTCTGCTCCGGCTACCGCTGGGACGAGACCCAGCGGCCACGGGAGCCGGGGGAGTATCTCCTGGAGATCGCCGACGCCTGCCGAGCCGGTGCCGGGAAGGTCGGCATCTGGCACGGCGAGGTCGACCTGGAGGCAGGCAACCCGCTGACCGCGCAGCCGCGCCGGCACGCCTGGCCCTACGACCCGCTCACCCCGCAGCGCCGCTCGGAGCTGGAGATGGGTGCCGAGCTCGTACGCCGGTCCAAGGCCGAGCTCGCGGCCGAGCGGGAGCTTCCCGCCGAGGTGGCGCAGGCCGCCCTGGAGTGGCAGCGTGACGTCGACCTCCTGCTCACCGAACGCGCCCGCCGGGTGAACCGCGACGAGATCGTCGTCACCCTGCCCGACCGGCTCTCGGTCAGCCAGCTGGTGCAGTTGCGGCGGGAGCCGGAGGCGCTGGCGCGGTCGATCCGCCGGCCGGTTCCGCACGCCCCCAACCCGCTGGCCCGGCGGGGCACCGCGTTTCACGCCTGGCTGGAGTCGCGGTACGGCCTGCCGCAGTTGCTCGACATCGACGAGTTGCCCGGTTCGGCCGATGCCGAGGCCGAGCCGGACGACGACCTGATCGCCCTGCAGGAGGCGTTCCTCGCCTCGGAGTGGGCCGACCGTGACCCGCTCGAGGTCGAGGTGCCGTTCGAGCTCCTGGTCGGCGGCGTGGTCGTCCGTGGCCGCGCCGACGCGGTGTTCCCGGTCCGGGGTGCCGACGCGGCGAACGGCCGCTCCCGCTCGGCGAACGGCGGCGACTCGCCGGTGACTGCGATCGTCGGCGGCCAACCGGTGACCGCGATCGAGGTGGTGGACTGGAAGACCGGGCGTCCTCCTCGAGACGCCGAGGACGAGGCCGCCCGCACGGTGCAGTTGGCGGCGTACCGGCTGGCCTGGGCCCGGCTGACCGGGCTGCCGCTGGGGCAGGTGCGGGCCGCGTTCCACTACGTACGCCACAACCGGACCGTCCGGCCCGTCGACCTGCTCGACGCCGACGGCCTGGAGGCACTCATCGCCGGCGTCCCCGAGGAGGCCGGCGACTGA